One genomic region from Marinitoga sp. 38H-ov encodes:
- the guaA gene encoding glutamine-hydrolyzing GMP synthase, whose product MKKVVIVDYGSQYTQLLARRVRELGVYSEVIQHDDVLPKNIGAIILSGGPKSVNDEDALPLDKNILNKNIPILGICYGMQLLTKELGGVIEKIEISEYGKTELQIIKKDIIFEGIKDNFIVWMSHGDSVVKLPDNAYTLSKTKNNISACVKFSEKIYGIQFHPEVMHTEFGFEILENFLFKIAKLEKNWSLKNFVDEKINYIRNELKNEKAIIALSGGVDSSVAAVLVHKAIGENLKAVFVNHGLIRLNEEIEVKKIFNELLGINLTIVDAKEKFLNKLKGVCDPEKKRKIIGEEFIRVFEDEAKNNYKYLIQGTIYSDVIESAASGKNTAKIKSHHNVGGLPEKIDFKIIEPLKYLFKDEVRKVGEILGIPHHILYRHPFPGPGLAIRIIGEITEEKLNILKKADSIFIETLKEKKWYDNVWQAFTVLTPIKTVGVTGDERSYDYVLAIRSVDSVEGMTANWSKIPYEILEEVSTKITNQVKGIGRVVYDITSKPPATIEWE is encoded by the coding sequence ATGAAAAAAGTTGTTATTGTAGATTATGGGTCACAATATACTCAATTATTAGCTAGAAGAGTAAGGGAATTAGGTGTTTATTCGGAAGTAATTCAACATGATGATGTTTTACCAAAAAATATTGGTGCAATTATTTTGTCTGGTGGTCCAAAAAGTGTAAATGATGAAGATGCGTTACCGCTTGATAAGAATATACTCAATAAAAATATACCTATTTTAGGAATATGTTATGGAATGCAGTTATTAACAAAAGAATTAGGAGGGGTAATTGAAAAAATAGAGATTTCTGAATATGGTAAAACAGAATTACAAATAATAAAAAAAGATATTATTTTTGAAGGAATAAAAGATAATTTTATTGTTTGGATGAGTCATGGTGATTCTGTAGTTAAATTACCAGACAATGCATATACTCTTTCAAAGACAAAAAATAATATTAGCGCATGTGTGAAATTTTCTGAAAAAATATATGGTATTCAATTTCATCCAGAAGTAATGCATACAGAATTTGGGTTTGAGATATTAGAAAATTTTCTTTTTAAAATAGCCAAGCTTGAAAAAAATTGGTCATTAAAAAACTTTGTGGATGAAAAAATAAATTATATAAGAAATGAATTGAAAAACGAAAAAGCGATAATAGCTCTTTCGGGGGGAGTTGATTCATCAGTTGCTGCAGTTTTAGTACATAAGGCTATTGGCGAAAATTTAAAAGCTGTATTTGTAAATCATGGATTAATAAGATTAAATGAAGAAATAGAGGTAAAAAAAATATTCAATGAATTGCTTGGCATTAATTTAACTATAGTAGATGCAAAAGAAAAATTTTTAAATAAATTAAAGGGCGTTTGTGATCCTGAAAAAAAGAGAAAAATAATAGGAGAAGAATTTATAAGAGTTTTTGAAGATGAAGCAAAAAATAATTATAAATACTTAATTCAGGGAACAATTTATTCAGATGTTATAGAAAGTGCTGCTTCTGGAAAAAATACAGCAAAAATAAAAAGTCATCACAATGTAGGAGGATTACCAGAAAAAATAGATTTTAAAATAATTGAACCATTAAAATATTTATTTAAAGATGAAGTTAGAAAAGTTGGAGAAATATTAGGTATTCCACATCACATATTATATAGGCATCCATTTCCTGGGCCGGGTTTAGCAATTAGAATTATAGGGGAAATAACTGAGGAAAAGTTAAATATATTAAAAAAAGCTGATTCTATATTTATAGAAACATTAAAAGAAAAAAAATGGTATGATAATGTTTGGCAAGCATTTACCGTACTAACTCCAATAAAAACTGTAGGGGTTACTGGAGATGAAAGAAGTTATGATTATGTTTTAGCAATTAGAAGTGTTGATAGCGTTGAGGGAATGACAGCTAATTGGTCTAAAATTCCGTATGAAATTTTAGAAGAAGTTTCAACAAAAATAACAAATCAAGTTAAAGGTATAGGTAGAGTTGTATATGATATTACTTCAAAACCACCAGCAACTATAGAATGGGAATAA